Proteins encoded together in one Oxalobacteraceae sp. CFBP 8761 window:
- a CDS encoding ribonuclease Z: MEIIVLGTSAGTPTRQRNMSGLALRLRGARQWVLIDCAEGTQHRILRTPLSVMSLRAVFITHLHGDHCYGLPGLLASAAMAGRSDALTVVGPPPLRGMIEAIMVASQLSLPFPLVWLTPSDLAGDLADAPLMPELAVDATALSHGLPCWAYGFTEAAMAHHLDTEKLRADAVPASPLWGDLQKGRDVTLADGRFIKATDYLLPPRRARRIVVAGDNDRPELLATAAHGADVLVHEATYTEDVLQKIGPGPQHSSAMRVARFAEDAGVRNLVLTHFSPRYQDRGALPMSLLEDEARAQYNGNLILARDLDHYVLDRSGALTRTEQAPAGVRAAPSTSDRQPR; the protein is encoded by the coding sequence ATGGAAATCATCGTCCTGGGTACGTCGGCCGGCACGCCGACCCGGCAACGCAATATGTCGGGCCTGGCGCTGCGCCTGCGCGGCGCCAGGCAGTGGGTCCTGATCGACTGCGCTGAAGGCACGCAGCACCGCATCCTGCGCACGCCCCTGTCCGTCATGAGCCTGCGCGCCGTGTTCATCACCCACCTGCACGGCGACCATTGCTACGGCCTGCCGGGGCTGCTCGCCAGCGCCGCGATGGCGGGCCGCAGCGACGCCCTGACGGTCGTCGGGCCGCCGCCGCTGCGCGGCATGATCGAAGCCATCATGGTGGCGAGCCAGCTGAGTCTACCCTTCCCGCTCGTCTGGCTGACACCTAGCGACCTGGCTGGTGACCTGGCGGATGCACCGCTCATGCCCGAGCTGGCGGTGGATGCAACGGCGTTGTCACACGGCCTTCCCTGCTGGGCCTATGGATTCACGGAGGCCGCAATGGCGCACCATCTGGACACGGAGAAATTACGTGCGGATGCCGTGCCGGCGTCGCCATTGTGGGGCGATCTCCAGAAAGGGCGCGACGTGACGCTGGCCGATGGACGCTTCATCAAGGCGACTGACTATCTGCTGCCGCCACGCAGGGCGCGACGTATCGTCGTCGCCGGCGACAACGATCGGCCAGAGCTGCTGGCCACCGCAGCGCATGGCGCGGACGTGCTGGTGCACGAGGCGACCTACACCGAAGACGTGCTGCAAAAGATCGGGCCGGGCCCGCAACATAGTTCAGCAATGCGGGTGGCGCGCTTTGCCGAAGATGCAGGCGTGCGCAACCTGGTGCTGACGCATTTCAGTCCGCGCTATCAGGACCGTGGCGCGCTGCCGATGTCGCTGCTGGAGGATGAGGCACGCGCGCAGTACAACGGCAATCTGATCCTGGCGCGCGATCTGGATCATTATGTGCTGGACCGCAGCGGCGCCCTGACGCGCACTGAGCAAGCGCCAGCCGGCGTCAGGGCGGCGCCGTCAACGTCCGACAGACAACCGCGTTGA
- a CDS encoding NAD(P)/FAD-dependent oxidoreductase: MSTTEPTPAATTHYDAIIIGGSYAGLSAALQLARARRRILVVDAGQRRNRYAANSHGFLTRDGQPAADIAAEGRANVAAYTNVAWHDGTATSARQDGDAFVVDLDGAGTVRAARLVLATGVRDDLPPIDGLAERWGKSVFHCPYCHGYELNEGRIGVLASGPLSVHQAQMLPHWGQVTLFTNGVCPLDDAQRADLHARGVEVDETPVRRLVNVATVVLEDGRQEIMSGLFTYGRVHMASPIAEQLGCAFEQGPLGPFIRTDDSRQTTVPAVFAAGDAMRAASTVALSVADGAMAGVGAHRSLLFGVTPFAAPMMPVAASTPPAGTRE, encoded by the coding sequence ATGAGCACGACTGAACCGACACCTGCAGCGACAACGCACTATGACGCCATCATCATCGGCGGCAGCTACGCCGGCCTGTCGGCCGCGCTGCAACTGGCGCGCGCACGGCGCCGCATCCTGGTGGTCGACGCGGGCCAGCGCCGCAACCGCTACGCCGCCAACTCGCACGGCTTCCTGACACGCGACGGCCAGCCGGCCGCCGACATCGCCGCCGAGGGCCGCGCCAACGTCGCCGCCTATACCAACGTGGCCTGGCACGACGGCACGGCGACCTCGGCCCGCCAGGATGGTGATGCGTTCGTCGTCGACCTCGACGGTGCCGGCACCGTGCGCGCTGCGCGCCTCGTGCTGGCCACCGGCGTGCGCGACGACCTGCCACCCATCGACGGCCTGGCCGAGCGCTGGGGCAAGAGCGTGTTCCACTGCCCGTACTGCCACGGCTACGAACTGAACGAGGGCCGCATCGGCGTGCTGGCCAGCGGCCCGCTGTCGGTGCACCAGGCGCAGATGCTGCCGCACTGGGGCCAGGTGACGTTGTTCACCAACGGCGTGTGTCCGCTCGACGACGCGCAACGGGCCGACCTGCACGCACGCGGCGTGGAGGTCGACGAGACGCCGGTGCGCCGGCTGGTGAATGTCGCCACGGTCGTGCTGGAAGACGGGCGCCAGGAAATCATGAGCGGATTGTTCACCTACGGACGCGTGCACATGGCCAGCCCGATCGCGGAGCAACTCGGTTGCGCATTCGAACAAGGGCCGCTGGGGCCATTCATTCGCACGGACGACAGCCGACAGACCACGGTCCCAGCGGTGTTCGCCGCTGGCGACGCCATGCGCGCCGCCAGCACGGTGGCGCTGTCGGTGGCCGATGGTGCCATGGCCGGTGTCGGTGCGCATCGCTCGCTGCTGTTTGGCGTGACGCCGTTTGCGGCGCCGATGATGCCTGTCGCGGCATCGACACCGCCTGCTGGCACCCGCGAATGA
- a CDS encoding Rrf2 family transcriptional regulator, translating into MKRDSKLSSVLHVLLHLAHSDRPMTSEQMAGMLGTNPVLVRRVLAGLRERGYISSERGHGGGWTVTCDLAQVTLRDVYDAVGAPTVFAMGNRNEHSECLVERVVNASLESAFADAEALLVERLGQVSLADLSRDFNGRYDNHLHTRPKHEHD; encoded by the coding sequence ATGAAACGCGACAGCAAACTCTCTTCCGTCCTCCACGTGCTGCTGCATCTGGCCCACAGCGACCGCCCGATGACGTCGGAGCAGATGGCCGGCATGCTCGGCACCAATCCGGTACTGGTACGGCGCGTGCTGGCCGGCCTGCGCGAGCGCGGCTACATCAGCTCCGAGCGCGGCCATGGCGGCGGCTGGACCGTGACGTGCGACCTGGCCCAGGTCACGCTGCGCGATGTCTACGATGCCGTCGGCGCGCCCACCGTGTTCGCGATGGGCAACCGCAACGAGCACAGCGAATGCCTCGTCGAGCGCGTCGTGAATGCCTCGCTCGAAAGTGCCTTCGCCGACGCCGAGGCGCTGCTGGTCGAGCGCCTCGGCCAGGTTAGCCTGGCCGACCTGTCGCGCGACTTCAACGGACGTTACGACAATCACCTTCATACGAGGCCAAAGCATGAGCACGACTGA
- a CDS encoding YbaN family protein: MKVFYNVLGVLAVLLGILGIFLPLLPTTPFLLLASACFARGSVRLHRWLIGHRVFGKYIANFEAGHGIPLKGKIVATVMLWGSMAWSSRHFDSIAILIMMGVIGACVSTYMWWYLPTLKLPSTSAKPAEPIVSRTELP; the protein is encoded by the coding sequence ATGAAAGTTTTCTATAACGTCCTCGGCGTGCTGGCTGTACTGCTGGGCATCCTCGGTATCTTCCTGCCGCTACTGCCGACGACGCCCTTCCTGCTGCTCGCCTCGGCCTGTTTCGCGCGCGGTTCGGTGCGCCTGCACCGCTGGCTGATCGGGCACCGGGTGTTCGGCAAGTACATCGCCAATTTCGAGGCCGGCCATGGCATTCCGCTTAAGGGCAAGATCGTCGCGACCGTGATGCTGTGGGGCTCGATGGCATGGTCGTCACGCCACTTCGACAGCATCGCAATCCTGATCATGATGGGTGTAATCGGCGCCTGCGTGAGCACGTACATGTGGTGGTATCTGCCGACCCTCAAGCTGCCGTCCACTTCCGCCAAACCCGCCGAACCCATCGTTTCCCGTACCGAACTGCCATAA
- a CDS encoding diguanylate cyclase — MPYPMSSHSSVAVFGGYVKRRVLRHLLLYLALMLLVVWGLVAVEQARFAELAEAGGKNNVQNLSRAFSEEVKATVGLIDLSLVQLRGTWQRDPADFARDVAEHARHLRMPIRFTVTDAAGRLLYSDDGAAPPGMMLGEVRQFAIHRTQDGDRLYVSRPEKQRAGGQWTVQFTRPIRDAGGRLTGVIAASMSPAYFLRFYDSIELGPDATVSLMRLDNTIIARSSRTDGNRHMGTRLANPPQTAAADASGMFRKTSSLDGIDRFYAWHKLPDYGLVVTVGQAVHDAEARFTQQRAMMRNVGVVVSLVLGVLGWAAIGAADRRRRALRALAAAEARWKLALNAAGDGVWDCDITQGTALLSPSAQRILDSEHATVSWFGSNGLAELLHPDEFGAVRAALRDHIEGVTPDYAMVHRIRMRDGSWRWIEARGTVTERGERNEPLRMVGTFSNIDARKQEEERMRRMAHEDPLTKLPNRVLLDDRMHQAIRGAARDGHKTGLIYFDLDKFKPVNDTHGHAVGDRLLRMVAERVRGVLRESDTLARVGGDEFAVLLPRCAQAGDTERVAAAILACLEQPFIDGPRELNISGSLGYALYPDCGDDAEALLHCADLAMYDAKAHGRNRISGSYRTRVG, encoded by the coding sequence ATGCCTTATCCCATGTCGTCCCATTCTTCCGTGGCCGTGTTCGGCGGCTACGTCAAGCGTCGCGTACTGCGCCACCTGCTGCTGTACCTTGCGCTGATGCTGCTGGTCGTCTGGGGCCTGGTCGCGGTCGAGCAGGCGCGCTTTGCCGAGCTGGCCGAAGCCGGGGGCAAGAACAATGTCCAGAACCTGTCGCGCGCATTTTCGGAAGAGGTCAAGGCCACCGTCGGGCTGATCGATTTGTCGCTGGTCCAGCTGCGCGGTACGTGGCAGCGCGATCCGGCCGATTTCGCACGAGATGTGGCCGAACACGCGCGCCATCTGCGCATGCCGATCCGGTTCACCGTCACCGATGCTGCGGGGCGGCTGCTGTATTCGGATGATGGCGCCGCGCCACCGGGCATGATGCTGGGTGAGGTGCGCCAGTTCGCCATCCACCGCACGCAGGATGGTGACCGGCTGTATGTCAGTCGCCCGGAAAAGCAGCGCGCTGGCGGGCAGTGGACAGTCCAGTTTACGCGCCCGATCCGTGATGCCGGCGGCCGCCTGACGGGCGTGATTGCTGCCTCGATGTCGCCAGCCTACTTCCTGCGCTTTTATGACAGCATCGAGCTCGGGCCGGATGCAACCGTGAGCCTCATGCGCCTGGACAATACGATCATCGCGCGCAGCTCGCGCACGGATGGCAATCGCCACATGGGAACCAGGCTCGCCAACCCGCCGCAAACGGCAGCGGCCGATGCGAGCGGCATGTTTCGCAAGACCAGCTCCCTCGATGGCATCGACCGTTTCTATGCCTGGCACAAGCTGCCGGACTACGGCCTGGTGGTCACGGTCGGCCAGGCCGTGCACGACGCCGAAGCGCGCTTCACCCAGCAACGCGCGATGATGCGCAATGTGGGTGTGGTCGTCTCGCTCGTGCTGGGCGTGCTGGGGTGGGCGGCGATCGGTGCTGCCGACCGGCGCCGGCGTGCGCTCAGGGCGCTGGCGGCAGCCGAGGCGCGCTGGAAACTGGCGCTGAACGCTGCCGGCGACGGCGTCTGGGATTGCGACATCACGCAAGGCACGGCGCTGCTCTCGCCCAGTGCGCAGCGCATCCTCGACAGCGAACACGCGACCGTCTCGTGGTTCGGCAGCAATGGCCTGGCCGAGCTGTTGCATCCGGACGAATTCGGGGCCGTGCGCGCGGCCTTGCGCGACCATATCGAGGGCGTGACACCCGACTACGCGATGGTGCACCGGATCCGCATGCGCGATGGCAGCTGGCGCTGGATCGAGGCGCGTGGCACCGTCACCGAGCGGGGCGAGCGCAATGAGCCGCTGCGCATGGTCGGCACGTTCTCGAACATCGACGCGCGCAAGCAGGAAGAAGAGCGCATGCGGCGCATGGCGCATGAAGACCCGCTGACGAAGCTGCCCAACCGCGTGCTGCTCGACGACCGCATGCATCAGGCGATCCGGGGCGCGGCGCGCGACGGCCACAAGACGGGCCTGATCTATTTTGATCTCGACAAGTTCAAGCCGGTCAACGACACGCACGGCCACGCGGTGGGCGATCGTCTGCTGCGCATGGTGGCCGAGCGCGTGCGCGGGGTGCTGCGTGAATCGGACACGCTGGCGCGGGTGGGCGGCGACGAATTCGCCGTGCTGCTGCCGCGCTGCGCGCAGGCCGGGGACACCGAACGCGTGGCCGCCGCCATCCTGGCCTGCCTGGAGCAACCGTTCATCGACGGCCCGCGCGAACTGAATATCTCCGGCAGCCTCGGTTACGCCTTGTATCCCGATTGCGGCGATGATGCCGAAGCGCTGCTGCACTGCGCCGACCTGGCGATGTACGACGCCAAGGCACATGGGCGCAACCGGATCTCGGGCAGCTACCGCACCCGCGTCGGCTGA
- a CDS encoding CHASE domain-containing protein, which yields MRGCVSCGDLTAPTYCATTAALHKDMQQTPTRPPASPPPPTAGHAPLLMALLVLVITLLVTWAAWSSAQRNAEAQLHEAFDYRTRAMTYNISRRMLVYEQVLQSARGFLRGSVDLPRAVFGEYYQSLDLVQNFPGIGALGIATRLAPGDVAAHEAQVRADGFPDYRVQPVPADPAGGTVLAVISHIEPFNARNLRAFGFDMASEPARRAALLAARDSGQATLSGKVVLVQEDDGSAESGVLMYLPVYRTGRLIDDVAQRRAALTGWIYAPFRVNDLMRRVGGVSAPELDVTIHDGDTLSPATLLYQSANVATHTAPRLSTTTRMMIAGRVWTVRMGSGAALDATLDTARPRMIAIAGIVLGALASLIVWLLASSRRRALELAHAMTLELRESHDRIAADGRRTRVILETAYDGFVALDRQGRVTDWNAQASQIFGMEAEDAIGRPAEELLPAEGHAAFRSAFDAFARSGVGPLPGQPAETEVLHTSGRRVPVELAVALLPPSDGAGATVFVRDITSRRAAEERELQRQARLVEARMALHRAQKLEAVGKLTGGVAHDFNNILHIISANVQLMLRADGPPTRKRLHNVLDAVDRGSKLAGQLLAFARRQPLHPSVVNVAELLDRSDSLLQRAASDAVTLERSSAPDLWPTLVDPNQLEHVLLNLIINARDAMDGGGHIALRLANVTIDAAASQLDPELAPGDYVMITVADTGHGMPPEVMEHAFEPFFTTKPEGKGTGLGLSMAHGFVRQSGGQIRLASKPDAGTTVTIYLPRHTAHVLPTLAAPDIGALL from the coding sequence ATGCGAGGGTGCGTATCCTGTGGAGACCTTACCGCTCCCACCTACTGCGCCACCACGGCTGCACTACACAAGGACATGCAGCAAACCCCTACCCGCCCCCCTGCCTCACCGCCGCCGCCCACCGCCGGCCACGCGCCCCTATTGATGGCGCTGCTGGTGCTCGTGATCACGCTGCTGGTGACCTGGGCGGCCTGGTCTAGCGCGCAACGCAACGCCGAGGCGCAGCTGCACGAAGCCTTCGATTATCGCACCCGCGCGATGACCTACAACATCAGCCGGCGCATGCTCGTCTACGAGCAGGTACTGCAAAGCGCACGCGGCTTCCTGCGCGGCTCGGTCGACCTGCCGCGCGCCGTGTTCGGCGAGTATTACCAGAGCCTGGACCTGGTCCAGAATTTCCCCGGCATCGGCGCGCTCGGCATCGCCACCCGGCTGGCGCCCGGCGACGTGGCGGCGCACGAGGCACAGGTGCGCGCCGACGGCTTTCCCGATTACCGCGTACAGCCGGTGCCAGCCGATCCGGCCGGCGGGACGGTGCTTGCGGTGATCTCGCACATCGAGCCGTTCAATGCGCGCAACCTGCGTGCATTCGGTTTCGACATGGCCAGCGAACCGGCGCGCCGCGCGGCGCTGCTGGCAGCGCGCGACAGCGGCCAGGCGACCCTGAGCGGCAAGGTGGTACTGGTGCAGGAAGACGATGGCAGCGCCGAGTCGGGCGTGCTGATGTACCTGCCCGTGTATCGCACGGGCCGTTTGATCGACGACGTCGCGCAGCGCCGCGCCGCGCTGACCGGCTGGATCTACGCGCCGTTTCGCGTGAATGACCTGATGCGCCGGGTGGGCGGCGTCAGTGCGCCCGAACTCGATGTCACCATCCACGATGGCGACACCCTCTCACCGGCCACGCTGCTGTACCAGTCGGCCAATGTGGCCACGCACACGGCGCCGCGCCTTTCCACGACCACGCGGATGATGATCGCGGGCCGTGTCTGGACCGTGCGGATGGGCTCCGGCGCCGCGCTGGACGCCACGCTCGACACCGCCCGCCCGCGCATGATCGCCATCGCCGGCATCGTGCTCGGCGCACTGGCCAGCCTGATCGTCTGGCTGCTGGCCAGCTCGCGCCGGCGCGCGCTGGAACTGGCGCACGCGATGACGCTCGAACTGCGCGAATCGCACGACCGCATCGCCGCCGACGGCCGCCGTACCCGCGTGATCCTCGAAACCGCCTACGACGGCTTCGTCGCGCTCGACCGCCAGGGGCGCGTGACCGACTGGAACGCGCAGGCGTCGCAGATCTTCGGCATGGAAGCCGAAGACGCCATCGGCCGTCCAGCCGAAGAATTGCTGCCCGCCGAGGGCCATGCGGCCTTCCGCAGCGCGTTCGACGCCTTCGCCAGGAGTGGCGTGGGCCCGCTGCCGGGCCAGCCGGCCGAGACCGAGGTGCTGCACACGAGCGGCCGGCGCGTGCCGGTCGAACTGGCGGTGGCGCTGTTGCCGCCGTCGGACGGCGCCGGCGCCACGGTGTTCGTGCGCGACATCACGTCGCGCCGGGCCGCCGAGGAACGCGAGCTGCAGCGCCAGGCGCGCCTGGTCGAAGCGCGGATGGCGCTGCACCGCGCGCAAAAGCTCGAAGCGGTCGGCAAGCTGACTGGCGGCGTGGCGCACGACTTCAACAACATCCTGCACATCATCAGCGCCAACGTGCAGCTGATGCTGCGCGCCGATGGTCCGCCCACGCGCAAGCGCCTGCACAACGTGCTCGATGCGGTCGATCGCGGCTCGAAGCTGGCCGGCCAGCTGCTCGCGTTCGCGCGGCGCCAGCCGCTGCACCCGAGCGTGGTCAACGTGGCCGAGCTGCTCGACCGCAGCGACAGCCTGCTGCAGCGCGCCGCCAGCGACGCCGTCACGCTCGAGCGCAGCAGCGCGCCCGACCTGTGGCCGACGCTGGTCGACCCGAACCAGCTCGAACACGTGCTGCTCAACCTCATCATCAATGCACGCGATGCGATGGACGGCGGTGGCCACATCGCGCTGCGGCTGGCAAACGTGACGATCGACGCTGCAGCCAGCCAGCTCGATCCCGAGCTGGCGCCGGGCGACTATGTGATGATCACGGTGGCCGACACGGGCCACGGCATGCCGCCCGAGGTCATGGAACACGCGTTCGAGCCGTTCTTCACGACCAAGCCGGAAGGCAAAGGGACGGGGCTGGGACTGTCGATGGCGCACGGCTTCGTGCGCCAAAGTGGCGGGCAGATCCGGCTGGCGAGCAAGCCGGACGCCGGCACCACGGTAACGATTTACCTGCCGCGCCATACGGCGCATGTGCTGCCGACGCTGGCTGCGCCGGACATTGGGGCGCTGCTGTGA
- a CDS encoding LON peptidase substrate-binding domain-containing protein, which produces MSTISMPLFPLSTVLFPDGVLPLQVFEVRYLDMISRCIVDGTPFGVVLLTSGHEVRKADAQQERFVAAGTIASVTETTAETPGLLQVLCRGGARFNVVTAEQRVNGLWVAEAELAEDDQIVRIPSELQGAADALDRVLNSLHEVPQHRWPVQPPFRLDDCGWVANRWCELLPLPNQQKHNMLMLDNPVIRLELLHDVLDEHGLITS; this is translated from the coding sequence ATGTCGACGATTTCCATGCCACTGTTCCCGCTCAGTACGGTGCTGTTTCCGGACGGGGTGCTGCCGCTGCAGGTGTTCGAGGTGCGCTACCTCGACATGATCAGCCGTTGCATCGTCGACGGCACGCCGTTCGGCGTCGTCCTGCTCACCAGCGGCCACGAGGTCCGCAAAGCCGACGCCCAGCAAGAACGCTTCGTGGCAGCCGGCACTATCGCCTCGGTCACCGAAACCACCGCCGAAACCCCGGGCCTGCTGCAGGTGCTGTGCCGTGGCGGAGCGCGTTTCAACGTCGTCACCGCCGAGCAGCGCGTCAACGGGCTGTGGGTGGCCGAAGCCGAACTGGCCGAAGACGACCAGATCGTGCGCATTCCGTCCGAGCTGCAGGGCGCCGCCGATGCGCTCGACCGCGTGCTCAATTCGCTGCACGAAGTCCCGCAGCACCGCTGGCCAGTGCAGCCGCCGTTCCGGCTGGACGACTGTGGCTGGGTCGCCAATCGCTGGTGCGAGCTATTGCCATTGCCCAACCAGCAAAAGCACAATATGCTGATGCTTGATAATCCCGTGATCCGGCTCGAACTGCTGCACGATGTCCTCGACGAACATGGGTTGATCACTTCCTAG